AGCGCTGGCCGTCGGCGACGCCGGCGAAGATCGCGATCACCTCGTCGTCGCATTCGAGCGCGTGGATGTCGATGACACGGCCTTCGCCGCGCGGCGCGAGGCAAGCGCTGCGGATGAATTGCTCGACACCCGGCTCGGCAAAGACGTTCGGGAGCTTCTGTTCCGCCATCCGCGCCGGCTTGACGCGGAAGAACCAGTCGAGCAGGCGGGTGACGTCCGCGTCCGTCGTGGCAAGGTGGTAGCGATAGCCGGCGAGCGTCTGGAATTTCTTCTCCTTGCTCTTCAGCCGGCGGCGGAAGGAATTGCTGATCCGGGATGCGGGCGGGCCACCCGGCTCCATCGCCAGCAGCGGGCACCCATTGATCGCGCTCTGCTGCGGCAGCAGCGCAAACGGATTCTGCTGGTCATGCCAGCGTTTCGGCTGCTGCGTCAGCGCGAGAACGTCGACCTGATCGTGTAAGGGCGCGAACAGCACGTCGAGATCGGCGGTCACAGCCTGTGCTGCGAACTCGGCGTTCCACAGCCCCATGTTGAAGGTCGTGTGCTTGCCGCCCATGAAGCAGGCGGTGCGCACACCGTGGCCCTGGCGCAGCGCGAGCGGAAGCAGCGCAAGCGGTGTCTGCTCGGCGTCGCGGGCAATCACGACGAGG
This portion of the Bradyrhizobium diazoefficiens genome encodes:
- a CDS encoding GNAT family N-acetyltransferase, whose translation is MTMAAAMQSRMAESPARSKTSRITHVDLISDVAEAEAAWRVLEQPGHLFTPYQRFDLLGSWARSVGEREGARPLVVIARDAEQTPLALLPLALRQGHGVRTACFMGGKHTTFNMGLWNAEFAAQAVTADLDVLFAPLHDQVDVLALTQQPKRWHDQQNPFALLPQQSAINGCPLLAMEPGGPPASRISNSFRRRLKSKEKKFQTLAGYRYHLATTDADVTRLLDWFFRVKPARMAEQKLPNVFAEPGVEQFIRSACLAPRGEGRVIDIHALECDDEVIAIFAGVADGQRFSTMFNTYTMSEHARYSPGLILMRYIIDRYAERGYRSLDLGIGTDEYKRMFCKDDEDIFDSFVPLTSRGKLAAMAMSSLNHGKRLVKQNQMLFDLARRLRQAFG